One genomic window of Diospyros lotus cultivar Yz01 chromosome 8, ASM1463336v1, whole genome shotgun sequence includes the following:
- the LOC127808966 gene encoding protein CHROMATIN REMODELING 4 isoform X2, translated as MKEGSSTTSKMINRNWVSKRKRRKLPYSVDTPNIKEDSHVALESPTSVSPPKRRLKNETNSDHSPGKKKGNDGYYYECVICDLGGNLLCCDNCPRTYHLQCLNPPLKRIPTGKWQCPICCQKSNSNGATNHLDPTSKSMSTKIIIGKSKIAIKPSATDNVSHIFGSSIHGKKRSTSKRKSSLSQGVQFEKHMNASAEPSDLLCTESVEGNLSSMIEDNVRKPEPSPVDKSLEEKSISRVAEVSTVSKTADLKSNDETPESKPDISEDNKSPRKKVICVSGTANRKDKKRKRKGHISDIQKKPCTDEDKCSKNASCKHSSKTSSSLPKSQRKRSNADNGASTFGSKEDIQTKSVDVQLKDEYIGEEVGDIPLQLQEAGKAADGTVTCKGHVPGNLPQVDRVLGCRVLGDNKDSCPTSMMVTGDLPLENLSLMDNQSRLAEENPKSDKAGDGVTVEKLTEGCQNVMSQCDGEKSLKNDTRVAKLHVYRRLVTKECREGKAMDSARRQMNGSSSTGVDNKSEDGSTVNADAMEKTTENISTGEETNVCLRDHGDNEVSKICQEPVSHEIKDTEEANIEMRTNSNADITKQTSSLVELATSDRATVSHEFLVKWAGKSHIHNSWVPELQLKVLAKRKLDNYKAKYGTAAINICEERWKQPQRVIALRTSEDGVAEALVKWTGLAYDDCTWERIDEPVIEKMSHLIDLFNWFEHQTLEKDAMKNEKLRGKGDCQFSEIVTLTEQPKELEGGVLFPHQLEALNWLRKCWHKSKNVILADEMGLGKTVSACAFISSLYFEFKATLPCLVLVPLSTMPNWMAEFASWAPKLNVVEYHGCAKARAIIRQHEWHAVDPSGLNKKTVSYKFNVLLTTYEMILADSSHLRVVPWEVLIVDEGHRLKNAGSKLFSLLNTFSFQHRVLLTGTPLQNNIGELYNLLNFLQPASFPSLSSFEEKFNDLSTAEKVEELKKLVAPHMLRRLKKDAMQNIPPKTERMVPVELSSIQAEYYRAMLTKNYQILRNIGKGVAQQSMLNIVMQLRKVCNHPYLIPGTEPDSGSVEFLHEMRIKASAKLTVLHSMLKLLHRDGHRVLLFSQMTKLLDILEDYLTIEYGPKTFERVDGSVSVSDRQAAIARFNQDKSKFVFLLSTRSCGLGINLATADTVIIYDSDFNPHADIQAMNRAHRIGQSNRLLVYRLVVRASVEERILQLAKKKLMLDQLFVNKSGSQKEVEDILRWGTEELFNDSSGVGAKDGENNNRRDEAAVDIQYKHKRRGGGLGDMYKDKCTDGSGKIVWDESAILKLLDRSNLQFGSPDNPEGDLENDMLGSVKSLEWNDEPLEEHGGLESPPILADDPCEQNPKKKEDTPVNSTEENEWDRLLRVRWEKYQNEEEAALGRGKRQRKAVSYREAYAPHTSEALSESGPEEEPEPEPEPQREYTAAGRALKAKFARLRARQKDRLAQRNVKETPAPIDAVPGPVSLPQISLFNSKDRAQVVKLVQLVEEKPPMIDLEDDTCGQGLEGPNSKTNSPLRLGKISKHKLSGHPDLPVSSLSHRPPDIFLPSDQLPGPSCTDSIPSSNLLPVLGLCAPNASQLESSKRNFSKSYSRQSRQAMRPEFPFNIGPSSVTPNEMDIRGRETALDKFKLPDASMEAFPLWLKNSNPNNCLPISTHPPAIPPRRGCDRIENSGSSFSEFQEKMALPRLPFDEKFLPRFPFPARNLPHSHPDLIPNLSLGTRFEDSSNPIQELPTMPLFPNLKFPQDASKHVQQERELAPMLGLGQTTPVYSTFPENHRKVLENIMMRAGSGSSSLPKKKSKLDIWSEDELDFLWIGVRRHGRGNWDAMLRDPKLRFSKFKTAEDLSARWEDEQLKIMDGPAFPVPKLPKLTKSGKPSLFPSISDEMMARALHGSRFGGALKFQSHLTEMKLGCGDLASSSTHAEPYDQLGLRNDHFGLSTTWGADKFRSVPGDSSAGPSDRPGTSSNVQIEQQFLSNSFRTGSFSSLGLNCSSSFDIQRKDEMQAVGKFGKLPSLLDRSLNLLRDSSMGMGSELLSSGLLPDFKKVPNVSDFKGKEEVAGSSSSKNKLPHWLREAVAAPSKPPDPELPPTVSAVAQSVRLLYGEENSTIPPFVIPGPPPSHPKDPRRALKKKKRKRRAHMVRQFRPDIAGTSHNLHGGLDSNSALSISVPLAPTFPPVTKPAMGTPGLTLVEPNLNMPPPPNLNMMNPSSSSVFPDPQMKMATGLHPSPEVLQMVATCPAPGPPGMTSSNFFESKVPLPTKSVVQVGLPGSSDAYGKQKAKQSSPLGFSGPTSDKKPAQTESGDSSKTQSDPTRPEQLDVEDISSEGTVSDHHASDHEP; from the exons ATGAAGGAGGGCAGTTCAACAACAAGTAAAATGATTAACCGGAACTGGGTCTCGAAGCGCAAAAGAAGAAAGCTTCCGTACAGTGTGGATACACCCAACATCAAAGAAGACAGTCATGTGGCCTTGGAATCCCCAACAAGTGTTTCTCCACCGAAACGCAGGTTGAAGAATGAAACAAACTCTGATCATTCTCCTGGcaagaaaaaaggaaatgaTGGA TACTATTATGAATGTGTGATCTGTGATCTTGGTGGGAACTTGCTTTGTTGTGATAACTGTCCTAGGACGTATCACCTTCAATGCCTTAATCCTCCCCTTAAG CGGATCCCAACCGGAAAGTGGCAATGCCCAATTTGCTGTCAGAAAAGCAATTCAAATGGTGCCACAAATCATTTAGATCCCACCTCAAAATCAATGTCGACCAAAATTATTATTGGAAAATCGAAAATTGCAATTAAACCTTCTGCAACTGACAATGTCTCCCACATATTTGGAAGCTCTATTCATGGAAAGAAAAGATCGACAAGCAAAAGAAAATCTTCCTTATCTCAAGGTGTACAGTTTGAAAAGCATATGAATGCATCTGCTGAACCTAGTGATCTATTGTGTACTGAGTCTGTGGAAGGTAACTTATCATCCATGATTGAGGACAATGTGAGAAAACCTGAGCCTTCTCCAGTAGATAAATCGTTAGAAGAGAAGTCAATATCTCGCGTGGCGGAAGTTTCAACTGTTTCAAAGACTGcagatttgaaatcaaatgatgaAACTCCCGAAAGCAAACCTGATATTTCTGAGGATAATAAATCACCAAGAAAAAAAGTTATTTGTGTTTCTGGTACAGCTAATAGgaaggacaagaaaagaaagcGCAAGGGTCATATCAGTGACATTCAAAAGAAGCCTTGTACTGATGAAGATAAATGCAGTAAGAATGCTTCTTGTAAGCATAGTTCAAAAACAAGTTCTTCGCTGCCCAAATCACAACGGAAACGTAGCAATGCTGACAATGGGGCTTCTACATTTGGGTCAAAGGAGGACATTCAGACCAAGAGTGTGGATGTTCAGCTAAAAGATGAG TACATTGGTGAGGAAGTAGGAGACATACCACTTCAATTGCAAGAAGCAGGAAAGGCTGCAGATGGAACAGTGACATGTAAAGGCCATGTTCCTGGTAATCTTCCACag GTTGACCGGGTCCTGGGGTGCCGTGTGCTAGGTGATAACAAGGACTCCTGTCCAACATCGATGATGGTTACAGGTGACTTGCCTTTGGAGAATTTGTCACTTATGGACAACCAAAGTAGACTTGCAGAGGAAAATCCCAAAAGTGATAAGGCTGGAGATGGGGTCACTGTTGAAAAGCTCACCGAGGGCTGTCAGAATGTCATGAGCCAGTGTGATGGTGAAAAAAGCTTAAAAAATGATACCAGAGTAGCAAAGTTACATGTATACAGAAGATTGGTGACAAAAGAATGCAGAGAAGGGAAGGCCATGGATTCAGCAAGGAGACAGATGAATGGTTCCAGTTCTACAGGCGTAGATAATAAAAGTGAAGACGGCTCAACTGTGAATGCAGATGCCATGGAGAAAACAACTGAGAATATTTCCACTGGAGAGGAAACTAATGTTTGTTTAAGAGATCACGGTGACAATGAGGTTTCAAAAATTTGTCAAGAGCCTGTTTCCCATGAAATCAAAGATACTGAGGAGGCAAATATAGAAATGAGAACAAACAGCAATGCCGACATCACAAAACAGACATCTAGTTTGGTTGAATTGGCAACCTCTGATAGAGCAACAGTTTCACATGAATTTTTAGTCAAGTGGGCCGGAAAATCTCACATACACAACAGTTGGGTACCTGAATTGCAGCTGAAAGTTCTTGCAAAGAGAAAACTAGATAATTACAAGGCAAAATATGGGACAGCAGCAATAAATATCTGCGAGGAACGATGGAAGCAGCCTCAGCGGGTGATTGCTCTTCGTACCTCTGAAGATGGTGTAGCTGAAGCTTTAGTAAAGTGGACTGGTCTTGCTTATGATGACTGCACTTGGGAAAGAATAGATGAACCTGTAATTGAGAAAATGTCTCATctgattgatttatttaattggttTGAGCACCAGACATTGGAAAAAGATGCTATGAAGAATGAGAAGCTGAGAGGAAAGGGTGATTGTCAATTTAGTGAGATAGTGACTCTTACTGAGCAACCTAAGGAGCTGGAAGGAGGTGTACTGTTTCCGCATCAGCTAGAAGCGCTGAATTGGTTGCGGAAGTGCTGGCATAAATCCAAAAATGTTATTCTTGCTGATGAGATGGGTCTTGGGAAGACAGTATCAGCCTGCGCTTTTATATCATcattgtattttgagttcaaagCTACATTACCTTGTCTAGTTTTGGTCCCTCTTTCTACAATGCCTAACTGGATGGCTGAGTTTGCATCATGGGCTCCTAAACTTAATGTTGTGGAGTATCATGGGTGTGCAAAAGCAAGAGCGATAATTCGCCAGCATGAATGGCACGCTGTTGATCCAAGTGGGTTGAACAAGAAAACAGTCTCTTATAAATTCAATGTCCTTTTAACTACTTATGAAATGATTCTCGCTGATTCCTCTCATCTACGAGTAGTTCCTTGGGAAGTTCTTATTGTTGATGAAGGACACAGGCTGAAGAATGCAGGCAGTAAGCTTTTCAGTTTGCTCAATACATTTTCTTTCCAGCACCGTGTATTGTTGACTGGTACTCCTCTACAAAACAACATAGGCGAGTTGTATAACTTGCTAAATTTCTTGCAACCTGCTTCATTTCCTTCTCTATCATCATTCGAGGAGAAGTTCAATGATCTTTCCACTGCCGAAAAAGTGGAGGAGCTGAAGAAACTTGTTGCTCCACATATGCTTCGCAGGCTTAAAAAAGATGCAATGCAGAATATACCCCCCAAGACTGAACGTATGGTCCCTGTCGAGTTGTCATCTATTCAAGCTGAATATTACCGTGCAATGCTAACTAAGAACTATCAGATTCTACGAAACATAGGTAAAGGAGTTGCCCAGCAGTCAATGCTGAACATTGTTATGCAGTTAAGAAAGGTTTGCAACCATCCGTATCTTATACCAGGTACTGAACCTGATTCTGGGTCAGTAGAGTTCCTTCATGAGATGCGGATAAAAGCCTCTGCAAAGCTGACTGTGCTGCATTCAATGCTTAAGCTGTTACATAGAGATGGTCATAGAGTCCTCCTATTTTCACAGATGACAAAACTTCTTGATATCCTTGAAGACTATTTGACCATTGAATATGGGCCCAAAACATTTGAGAGAGTGGATGGCTCTGTTTCCGTGTCTGATCGTCAAGCAGCAATTGCACGTTTTAACCAAGACAAAAGTAAATTTGTCTTCCTCTTATCAACACGCTCATGTGGTTTGGGGATCAATTTAGCAACGGCTGATACTGTCATCATATACGATTCTGATTTCAACCCACATGCAGATATCCAAGCAATGAACCGGGCACATCGAATTGGTCAATCAAATAGACTTTTGGTGTACCGGCTTGTTGTTCGTGCTAGTGTTGAGGAACGCATCTTGCAGCTGGCAAAGAAGAAGCTGATGCTTGATCAGCTTTTTGTGAACAAGTCTGGATCACAAAAGGAGGTGGAAGATATCCTGCGATGGGGAACTGAAGAGCTTTTCAATGATTCTTCAGGTGTTGGTGCAAAAGATGGTGAAAACAATAACAGGAGGGATGAAGCAGCTGTAGATATACAATACAAGCATAAGAGGAGAGGTGGTGGTCTGGGGGATATGTACAAAGATAAATGTACAGATGGCAGTGGCAAAATTGTTTGGGATGAAAGTGCAATCTTGAAGTTGCTTGACCGTTCAAATCTTCAGTTTGGCTCACCTGATAATCCTGAAGGAGATTTAGAGAATGATATGCTTGGCTCAGTAAAG TCCTTGGAATGGAATGATGAACCATTGGAAGAACATGGGGGATTGGAATCACCTCCCATCCTCGCTGATGATCCCTGTGAACAAAAtcccaaaaagaaagaagatactCCGGTTAACAGTACAGAAGAAAATGAATGGGACAGACTTTTGCGAGTGAG GTGGGAAAAATAtcagaatgaagaagaagcagctcTTGGTAGAGGAAAACGCCAGAGAAAAGCTGTTTCTTATAGGGAAGCATATGCTCCACACACTAGTGAAGCATTAAGTGAG AGTGGTCCTGAAGAGGAGCCAGAACCTGAACCAGAGCCACAAAGAGAGTACACAGCAGCAGGAAGAGCTCTAAAGGCAAAATT TGCCAGGCTTCGGGCTAGACAAAAAGATCGCTTGGCTCAGAGAAATGTAAAGGAAACACCTGCTCCTATTGATGCTGTGCCTGGTCCTGTATCACTTCCTCAAATCTCTTTATTCAATTCCAAGGACAGGGCACAAGTGGTGAAATTAGTTCAACTTGTTGAAGAGAAGCCTCCAATGATTGACTTGGAGGATGACACGTGTGGTCAGGGATTGGAGGGACCTAACAGCAAGACCAACTCTCCCTTGAGACTTGGCAAAATTTCTAAACATAAACTGAGTGGTCATCCAGATCTTCCTGTTAGCTCTCTTAGTCATCGTCCTCCTGATATTTTCCTGCCAAGTGACCAATTACCAGGTCCCAGCTGTACAGACTCCATTCCCAGCAGCAATTTATTACCAGTTCTTGGACTTTGTGCTCCAAATGCTAGTCAACTAGAGTCATCCAAGAGGAATTTCTCAAAATCATACAGCAGGCAAAGCAGGCAAGCAATGAGGCCAGAGTTCCCATTCAATATAGGTCCTAGCTCTGTGACTCCAAATGAGATGGACATTAGGGGTCGTGAGACTGCTTTGGACAAATTTAAACTGCCAGATGCATCAATGGAAGCTTTTCCTCTGTGGCTGAAAAATAGCAACCCTAATAATTGTCTCCCAATTAGCAca CACCCTCCGGCTATTCCCCCACGAAGGGGTTGTGATCGTATTGAGAATTCAGGATCTAGTTTCTCTGAATTTCAAGAAAAGATGGCCCTGCCTAGATTACCCTTTGATGAAAAGTTCCTACCCAGATTTCCATTTCCAGCCAGAAATTTGCCCCACTCCCACCCTGACTTGATACCTAATCTCTCATTGGGAACACGATTTGAAGATTCAAGCAACCCCATTCAAGAACTTCCCACAATGCCGTTGTTTCCAAATTTGAAGTTCCCACAAGACGCATCAAAGCATGTTCagcaagagagagagttggCTCCCATGTTGGGTTTGGGCCAGACAACCCCTGTATATTCAACCTTCCCTGAAAACCACCGGAAGGTTCTTGAAAACATAATGATGAGGGCTGGGTCTGGATCGAGCAGCCTGccgaaaaagaaatcaaaattggaTATCTGGTCTGAAGATGAACTTGATTTCCTCTGGATTGGAGTTAGGAGACATGGACGGGGCAATTGGGATGCCATGCTTCGGGACCCAAAATTAAgattctcaaaatttaaaactgcAGAAGATTTGTCTGCACGATGGGAGGATGAACAGCTCAAGATCATGGATGGACCAGCTTTTCCAGTGCCAAAGCTTCCCAAGCTCACAAAATCTGGCAAGCCATCCTTGTTTCCATCAATCTCTGATGAAATGATGGCCCGAGCATTACATGGAAGCAGATTTGGTGGGGCCCTGAAATTTCAAAGCCACCTGACAGAAATGAAGTTGGGCTGTGGTGATCTTGCATCAAGCTCAACGCATGCGGAGCCATATGATCAACTTGGATTGCGCAACGATCATTTTGGACTTTCTACGACCTGGGGTGCTGACAAATTCAGGAGTGTCCCTGGAGACTCATCAGCTGGGCCCTCTGACAGACCAGGGACGTCTTCAAATGTGCAGATTGAGCAGCAATTTCTGTCTAATTCATTTCGAACTGGTAGTTTTAGTTCCCTTGGTTTGAATTGCTCAAGCAGTTTTGATATACAGCGGAAGGATGAAATGCAGGCGGTAGGTAAGTTTGGGAAGTTGCCAAGTCTTCTTGATAGATCCCTAAATCTTTTGCGGGATTCCAGTATGGGTATGGGAAGTGAACTTCTTAGTTCAGGATTGCTGCCTGATTTTAAAAAAGTGCCTAATGTTTCTGATTTCAAGGGAAAAGAAGAGGTAGCTGGAAGTAGTTCTTCAAAGAACAAGCTGCCTCATTGGCTTAGGGAAGCAGTAGCGGCTCCCTCAAAACCCCCAGATCCTGAACTACCGCCAACCGTATCGGCAGTGGCACAATCAGTCCGCCTGTTATATGGAGAAGAGAACTCAACTATTCCTCCTTTTGTGATTCCAGGTCCACCGCCTTCCCATCCAAAGGATCCACGGAGAgctttgaagaagaagaaaaggaagcgGAGGGCGCATATGGTCAGACAATTTCGACCAGATATTGCAGGAACCAGCCATAACCTCCATGGTGGTCTTGACAGTAACAGTGCTCTCTCAATCTCGGTTCCTTTGGCACCGACATTTCCTCCAGTCACAAAACCAGCGATGGGAACTCCCGGACTTACTTTGGTTGAACCTAACCTCAATATGCCTCCTCCCCCAAATCTGAATATGATGAATCCATCATCCTCATCTGTATTTCCAGATCCCCAGATGAAAATGGCCACTGGATTGCACCCCTCTCCTGAGGTGCTTCAAATGGTGGCAACCTGCCCTGCCCCAGGTCCTCCTGGCATGACAAGCTCGAACTTCTTTGAAAGCAAGGTCCCTCTTCCTACTAAATCTGTTGTTCAAGTCGGATTGCCGGGGTCATCGGATGCATATGGGAAACAGAAGGCTAAGCAGAGCTCACCACTGGGGTTTTCGGGTCCAACTTCTGACAAGAAACCCGCGCAGACTGAGAGCGGGGATTCGAGCAAGACCCAGTCAGATCCTACTCGTCCTGAACAGCTCGATGTAGAGGACATATCATCTGAGGGGACTGTCTCAGATCATCATGCAAGTGACCATGAACCATAG